CATGGGCGGCGTGGCGGTGCTGCAGAAGGAGCGCAGCTTCGAGGAGCTGGTGGAGCTGGCCGCGCTCGCGCTGCGGGGCTTTCCGGAATCGCGCTTCCTGGACACCGGCCTGTCGCCGCTCTGAAGCCGTCGCGCCGTCTTGCTCCCTCTCCCGCTTGCGGGAGAGGGTGGGGGTGAGGGCCAGCGGCCGTCGCAGTCCCTCAGCCCCAGCGCCCGCCGACGAAGGGATTCGTGCGGCGCTCTTCGCCGAAGCTGCTCTCGGGTCCGTGGCCTGGGACGAAGACCGTGTCGTCGCCCATCGGCCAGAGGCGCTCGTTGATGGAGCGGATCAGCGTGTCGTGATCGCCGCCGGGGAAGTCGGTGCGGCCGATGCTGCCGGCGAACAGCACGTCGCCGACGAAGCAGCGCTTGGCGCTCGCGGAGTGGAAGACGACGTGGCCGGGCGTGTGGCCGGGGCAGTGGCGCACGGTCAGGGTCTCGTGGCCGATCTGGACGGTGTCGCCGTCCTCGAGCCAGCGCGTGGGCGTGAACATCTCGGCCGGCGGGAAGCCGAACATCGCGGACTGCTGCGGCAGCCCCGTGATCCAGAACTGGTCGCCCTGATGCGGTCCGATGATGGGCAGGCCGCGCAGCCGCGCGAGCTCGCCGGTACCGCCGGCATGGTCGATGTGGGCGTGGGTCAGCCAGATCGCCTTCAGCGTCAGGCCCAGGCGTTCGACCTCGGCGAGCAGGCGCGGGATCTCGCCGCCCGGGTCGACGATCGCGGCCTCCCGCGTGACGTCGCACCAGACGATGGAGCAGTTCTGGCGGAAGGGGGTGACGGGGACGGTCTGGTCGCGGAGCGGCATGGCGGGCGTGAAGTTCGGAATCAAAGGGTCGAACTTTGGATCAAAGGGATGAACTTGAAGCTAGGCTAAGCATGTGGTCGTCAAATCAAAGGGTAGAACTTCGCCCGTGGTAGCGCCTCTAGCTGAGGCTTCTTGCCTTAACGAGCGAAGTGAAAAACAACGCCCGACAGTCAAGAAGTTTCTACCACCTCCGTCGCTGTTCACGCTCGCGCAGCAGCAATAGCTTGGAATCGCGCTTCGTCAGTGTGTGCTCTGCGAGCACTGCAAGCACCTTCCCGGTCTGATATGGCCAGCCGGATGGATCATCCCCAAGCGAGGCATACAGGAGATCAAGAACTTCGCGAGGATGCCGTTCCGCGATCTCGGTATGAGATTCGTCAAGCATCGACATGAACGAATTGTTCGACACAACAAGGCTCGGCAGGATGACCACGGAAATCTCTGCGAACCGATCTGGTATCGCAAACGCTAGGTCGACAAGCCGACCGGAGGTGCTCGGCGTTCTGGCAGCGAGCTGTCGGGGCCAGACCTTTGTTAGGAATGGCAGGAGCAATCCAGACCAATCGGCGTCCTCGTCCTTGCTCCAACGCTCGACGTACCAAAGCATCTGCATACGAAAACTGTCTTTGGCATGGATGAGCACTTCCCGCAGCTCGGCGTCGGACAATTGCGGAACATCGTCGCCCCTGCGTTTGGAATTGCTCCAGGTTGCCAGGAGCAAACCGGCAACCGTTCTGGTTTGGTCCCTTCCTGGCGGCTCGGGCGACCTTGCCAGCGTCAACAATCCAGCCTTGAGGTGTGGGAACAGATCGGCGTGTAGCACACGCGAGGTCCACAAAAACCCGGCCCAGAACGCCTGGTTTGCGGTCTCATCGCCATCAGCAAGCACGGACAGCAGGTGCTGGGTAGCCCATTCGCGGTCGGTCTGAAACAGCCATCCCAGATCCGCCGCGATCATCGCAAGCGCCTGATTCCTTCGATCAGTTGGAAGGTCAAGGAGTTGCTCCGTCCTATGTTTCCACGAGGCCGGCAGCCCCTCGCCAGCTTTGTCGTTGTCCGCGAGTTGCTGCCGCTGAGCCAAGGCGAGCCGTCCAGCAGGGCTATTCAGGCCTTCGTCCACCCACCGTCGTTGCGACTTTGAACTTCGCGACGCTGATTGGGGCGAGCGCAATGAGGTGATCATCGCGCTCCATAACGATTCAAAGGTCACGGGGCAATCGCGCTGCAGCTGCTGATGCTTGTTATGGATCCATGCTGACGCTGGGTGAGGAATCGCTGTGAGCTCCTCAACCGTCAGGCTAGCTAGGCGACCAGCAGTGGCTACCAGCAAGCGTCTGGGTGTGACCTCGTCCGCTTGGGAGGAAAGGTAGGTAGACCAAGCTCCGGCTGGGAACAAGCTCGTCTTCTTGGCATGGGTGAGCACACTCAGCGCCCGCGATGGACGCTGCTTGACCAGCCCGCGGAACGGATCCCGATGCAACCGTGTAAAGAAGTCGCGACCGGAGAGTTCTTCCGCCTTCGCAAGCACTTCACCTAGTGGCAGTCCCGCGATTTCGGTGGAATCCGTATCCGCCCTAACGGCAAACACTTCGGAGACCTGAGGCCGCGCTGTGTGCCTGGCCGATTCTTCGCTCCAATCAGCAGCGATTGCTCGAAGCTCAGCTGACGCCGTCTCGTAGTCAAAAGAGAATTGCGCGCCGTGGATCGAAAGCCAGTGAAGTCTGTCCAGTCGTTGATGAGCTGCCATTACAGCGGCATCAGACCGCTCTTCTAGCCAAGGGATTCGGCCGATGAGAAATCGCTCTTCGATCTGCCTTTTCATCTGTGCTGGGAGTTCCGCCCACCGATCTCGCAGAGTGAACAGAAGGTCTCTCTCCTGTCGCGAGGACCAAAACGTTTCGTCATCAATAGCGAGAACCGTCAGGCCGGCTTGCTCCGGCGTAGTGAGACTTCTGTGTCCCGCGGCCCAGATCCTCAACCGGATGAAAACCTGATCCTGCCGAAACGCCCACTGTGCCACCTCGCACGTCGCAGCTTTGGGATCAGTCTCGAAGAGTTGGGAAACCAACTTCGTGAACATCACCAGATGACCGGTCAGACCGTGCGCATCGGCAGCAATTTCCTTTCCATCGTCCGCGCGGATGGTGTCGAAGTACGGAGAGCTCCCTCCCGTCACTTCAAGCTCCAAATCCACGCTGTATTCCAGCGCCTGGCGAAACTGAACGACACCGTAGGCAAGGAGGTCCGCAGGAAATTCGATAGGCTGGTGAGGATGTGGATAGCTGACGTCAAAGCGCACCAGATCGTTCAATGAATCCTCGATGTCCGCTTCAGGCGCGATGGAAGTGACTGGATGCTCCAGTACCAAACGTGGCCTGCAAACATTGACTGCCTCGCGCACGAGCGCAGTTGTCCAACCCTCTGCCTTCGCCTGCGCCGCAATCTGGAAGTATCGGAGATCGGCATCCGCCCTCTGGCTTCGCATGGCCGCTATGGTCATCCGCCATCTGGAGCGAAGCGCAGGCGAAAAATCTTCGCCTTGCGCGAGCCGCCTCTCGATCCCATCAAGAACCATGGGATGTAGCGTCGGATGCCACGCGGCCCACCAAAGCGCGGCAGGCTGATGTGCCACGTTGATGAGCCACATACCAAGATAAACCAGTCGGGTCGGCAGCTCGGTGCCTCCATTTGCGGTCAGACCGGGGCGGTGACCTTTCTGTGATTGACGTGCACTAGGGTGTTCTGATGCTTGGATGCCTAGTCCATCCCAGGCTCCTTCGGGAACCGGCCGCAAAGCATAGTGATCTGCCCCATCAACTGGGGCTGGTGACTCGTCAGAGTCGAGCCCGTACGCATCGAACGGATCGAAATTATCTCCAATGTCAGTGTCCAGATACCGCCGATCAGGCCGCGCATAACGCCGAAGTGGATCAACCACGCAGAGCCAGGTGGCAGGGAGCCTTGTCTCAGGGGCAGCAATGAGCCGAGCGCCTTCCTCAGTCGACAT
This genomic stretch from Mitsuaria sp. 7 harbors:
- a CDS encoding SIR2 family protein; protein product: MRFVPNGPDIPDELLTARDAGQVLFFCGAGVSLAQAGLPDFVRLAERVLEILGSGFDSPARRLFKLAKDQPGTVATDRIFGLLEREFDSSDVRQAVAIALQPAGNAKLDAHRLLLDLSRDKAGVPRLVTTNFDALFENCEPGLASFNPPRLPDPHRPQDFHGIIHLHGCVDPTYRGARDEEFVLSSADFGHAYLADGWATRYIQALLKRFRIVFLGYSADDPPVQYLLEALSRFSEPSQSLYAFQSGNASEALAQWAHKGVTPIPYDSTDRHAALWTSLEAWAGRARDANAWHRQLLKTAAELGPAQMAPHERGMVAHLMSTEEGARLIAAPETRLPATWLCVVDPLRRYARPDRRYLDTDIGDNFDPFDAYGLDSDESPAPVDGADHYALRPVPEGAWDGLGIQASEHPSARQSQKGHRPGLTANGGTELPTRLVYLGMWLINVAHQPAALWWAAWHPTLHPMVLDGIERRLAQGEDFSPALRSRWRMTIAAMRSQRADADLRYFQIAAQAKAEGWTTALVREAVNVCRPRLVLEHPVTSIAPEADIEDSLNDLVRFDVSYPHPHQPIEFPADLLAYGVVQFRQALEYSVDLELEVTGGSSPYFDTIRADDGKEIAADAHGLTGHLVMFTKLVSQLFETDPKAATCEVAQWAFRQDQVFIRLRIWAAGHRSLTTPEQAGLTVLAIDDETFWSSRQERDLLFTLRDRWAELPAQMKRQIEERFLIGRIPWLEERSDAAVMAAHQRLDRLHWLSIHGAQFSFDYETASAELRAIAADWSEESARHTARPQVSEVFAVRADTDSTEIAGLPLGEVLAKAEELSGRDFFTRLHRDPFRGLVKQRPSRALSVLTHAKKTSLFPAGAWSTYLSSQADEVTPRRLLVATAGRLASLTVEELTAIPHPASAWIHNKHQQLQRDCPVTFESLWSAMITSLRSPQSASRSSKSQRRWVDEGLNSPAGRLALAQRQQLADNDKAGEGLPASWKHRTEQLLDLPTDRRNQALAMIAADLGWLFQTDREWATQHLLSVLADGDETANQAFWAGFLWTSRVLHADLFPHLKAGLLTLARSPEPPGRDQTRTVAGLLLATWSNSKRRGDDVPQLSDAELREVLIHAKDSFRMQMLWYVERWSKDEDADWSGLLLPFLTKVWPRQLAARTPSTSGRLVDLAFAIPDRFAEISVVILPSLVVSNNSFMSMLDESHTEIAERHPREVLDLLYASLGDDPSGWPYQTGKVLAVLAEHTLTKRDSKLLLLREREQRRRW
- a CDS encoding MBL fold metallo-hydrolase; translation: MPLRDQTVPVTPFRQNCSIVWCDVTREAAIVDPGGEIPRLLAEVERLGLTLKAIWLTHAHIDHAGGTGELARLRGLPIIGPHQGDQFWITGLPQQSAMFGFPPAEMFTPTRWLEDGDTVQIGHETLTVRHCPGHTPGHVVFHSASAKRCFVGDVLFAGSIGRTDFPGGDHDTLIRSINERLWPMGDDTVFVPGHGPESSFGEERRTNPFVGGRWG